TGAGAACCATAGCCGATGATGGCGATGTTCTTGCCCGAGATCAGGTTCAGATCGGCGTCGCGATCGTAGTAGACACGCATTTTCGTTCAGTCCCTTTCTGGAATGTGCCCCTGCGCAAGCAGGGGTCCAGGGTTACTCGACCCTGGGCTCCTGCTTTCGCAGGAGCACGCGATGAAAAATTCAGGCGGCTTCCTTGCCGCGCGAAATGGCGACGACGCCGGTGCGGGCGACTTCGATCAGGCCGAGCTCGCGCATCAGCTCGACGAACTTGTCGAGCTTCTCCGAGCCGCCGGTGACTTCGAACACGAAGCTCGAAATCGTCGCATCGACGACGCGGGCACGATACACCTCGGCGAGGCGCAGCGCCTCGATCCGGTGGTCGCCGGTGCCTGCGACCTTCACCAGGGCGAGCTCGCGCTCGACATGCGGGCCGGCGGCGGTGAGGTCGGTCACCTTGTGCACCGGCACGAGCCGCTCGAGCTGCGCGATGATCTGCTCCATCACCGCGGCCGAGGACGATGTCACGATGGTGATGCGACTAATTCGATTGTCCTCGGTGATCTCCGAGACGGTGAGGCTTTCGATATTGTAGCCGCGCGCAGTGAACAGCCCGGCGATCCGGGCGAGGATGCCCGGCTCGTTATCGACGATCACGGCAAGCGTGTGCCGCTCTTTTTGCTCTTCCTTGATGTGCATGGGATCAGACCAGTGCCTTGGCTTCGTCGTCCATTTCGCCGGAAACTTCGGCGGCCTGGAGCAGCATTTCGGTATGGGCGGCGCCCGACGGGATCATCGGGAAGCAATTGGCGAGCTTCGCG
This genomic stretch from Sphingomonas sp. LM7 harbors:
- the ilvN gene encoding acetolactate synthase small subunit codes for the protein MHIKEEQKERHTLAVIVDNEPGILARIAGLFTARGYNIESLTVSEITEDNRISRITIVTSSSAAVMEQIIAQLERLVPVHKVTDLTAAGPHVERELALVKVAGTGDHRIEALRLAEVYRARVVDATISSFVFEVTGGSEKLDKFVELMRELGLIEVARTGVVAISRGKEAA